The Terriglobales bacterium DNA window CGCGCTGACAGAGCGTGCACGAGGGATCTAGGTGAGTGGGATCGATGGTGTGCGAACCCAATAGCTCGAGGTCGAATCCATCCTGCCGACGTTCGCCATTGACTGAGACATAACGAGGCCACACCTGAATGCGAACGCCGTACTCCTCCGCTAATTCCTTCAGGTTCAGCATTCGTAATCCTTATAACGTCTCACCTCGCTTCAACCTGAAAGGCGGCTTACCAGGTTTCATCCTCCAGATCTGCGACGGTGTGCTTCGGATGTGGCGAATCACGATGCGACAGGAGGTGCGATGCAACGGCTCGAATACCCTCATTAGGGTCGTCCAGGGCGGCCAGGAGTTCCTCGTACGCCTTCAAGTTGCGTCGGTGATGCCATTCCAGATGACAGGCGAAAAGATACAAAGGATCTCGATTCGCGGCATCGACTGACATATATCTAAGGCCGATCTCTGCTGGAGATCGCATCCTGCCCTCCCAAATTCTGTATGCCTGCTCTGTATTTCGTTTTGCCAACCCTTAACTAGGAAGACGGCCCATCGAGTGGGCCGCCCATCCCAACATCCTTCAACTAGAACGTAAACACCAACCCTGCCGACGGTACTGCCGTGTGGGTGAACTTGTCCGTGCGGAAATCACTAACTTCAAAGTCCGGGGTTTTGTAAAGGAAGCCCCGGTACTGACCACGAACTGTGAAACGCTTTGTGAGGGCCAGATCGACGCCACCGCCATAGACGAAGGTTCCTCGGCTCTGCGTCTCAACTAAATTTGTGTCACGAGGGTCAAATATGATTGCACCGCCCCCTGCCAGGAAGTACGGCGTGAGGGAGGAGGAGGTCGGTATCTTAACGACGGCCGCACCCGTAGCTGCATGCACATTCGTCCTGACCAGTGCTGTGCCCGTCGAGTTGATGTATTTCTGGGAATTGCTAAAGTAGTCGTAGTCTCCTTCGACTCCCAACCACTGGTTGATGTTGAATCGATAACCGGCAAGAAAACCACCTGAGTATGTCGGCTTGTTGGTTATCCCAAGGTCGCTTGTTTCTTTAGTAAAGAAGCCACTTCCCTGAACCGTGACCTCGTGTCTCGTCTCTTGGGCCCAACTCGCCATGCACACCAGAAAGACAACGGTTACA harbors:
- a CDS encoding porin family protein, which gives rise to MRRTVLAVTVVFLVCMASWAQETRHEVTVQGSGFFTKETSDLGITNKPTYSGGFLAGYRFNINQWLGVEGDYDYFSNSQKYINSTGTALVRTNVHAATGAAVVKIPTSSSLTPYFLAGGGAIIFDPRDTNLVETQSRGTFVYGGGVDLALTKRFTVRGQYRGFLYKTPDFEVSDFRTDKFTHTAVPSAGLVFTF